A region from the Andrena cerasifolii isolate SP2316 chromosome 11, iyAndCera1_principal, whole genome shotgun sequence genome encodes:
- the LOC143374535 gene encoding uncharacterized protein LOC143374535 isoform X2: MTTETHSVAMTDPQLSNNNNNNNNNNNDGEPKYLHKKFKKMATTEVTPRVEPRKDDTASNDSPEEPRKKDSTRDSRESLKEPIKVEASPEPADGEPTESRKSGYVCPYCRLSCAKPSVLQKHIRAHTNERPYPCVPCGFAFKTKSNLYKHCRSRAHALKMEGGDASKISEDSDISLSDSASNGTGTPPPPPSSTPTTTISSVKTIRTGKIYKPKFHTALQCVNNDTETSSLSSTSSTNSSSSTAAIATPKPNPEQVQEHIDKIITDNQAIVDAVDPRLYKLIQRQQSLVETKQSDQPLNLSSAEESFARKRCYSESFAQESKDCSASAEGSVIKDLLLKNQNSTQEGTMESENYLCPSCDIPYSSIDNLDAHRKYYCKGSASPRREYHMEIEKREAEYDSKSSDYYNTLQPLPSPGPLLGNTRLVDAYAPPAKKQKSDSVPATLRSLEELSKYPRPNSLQMFGGEVRIVDNSGETKTMRIEPRQTNSPTSEHIVGSKCVTSETASIVVRSGLHSGGTMVHKPPGTPATTPSSSISLPNTPKMLAPIIPNISTPNLAPSMSCYNYLEPHLNSLTTITAYNPLTLPQPGITSILHGGKVIPYVPGMPGPHTLAPTIDISSSITTGDAGYKVIPGLPGLHMIPQPLDLASPVKLQTPSVPGIPGPMSSGHTPMLGQPLDLVSPAKDSKLGFKALGNDASKPGFTSPKVPSAKNETSVDKYRRIPSSGEIAKIELDRHIKNSMANKYKSLESPRERREFTYERSPKPDKAFSYSNGIDAASASPNSHCKLRYSPKETSESRKRLSTWNISELETGRMSVDSSGHSTPTKYDSPPPLENGRLKSSLAESRVKPMEDYGATFNGTKMKPDSGASMVLVNLDTPKTDVPSKTSVDVIARGDKPEAKSPKNGDATKEEINSSNFLRPTSLPLKPGTFTPKKHHGITPTANTLPLISPETPRPKKSYGQLYLNGHAYTYLGLKCSTRVFYCTLNRPQPMYVTQQHGLSMYSNWKICKEAPPDVDMAQYDSRHRPLNYTTAWKKQEDILTHSSQRPTTPTSPDSGLDSDMQEKAKRVKIFDGGFESNEDYTYVRGRGRGRYVCEECGIRCKKPSMLKKHIRTHTDVRPYTCKHCAFSFKTKGNLTKHMKSKAHYKKCVELGVVPVPTTVCDENIDKDAIARLAAGGNTEDSSEEEDESDGDDSEESGSEEQEAAQSLLSLSQRNANRLPGLLPSGRPTTYPYTLTFPPTTATTSVSVAISSTPFSSQVVSTQATTLVRSELSYRYYFPSSRSAMEESRTTVIQSSKKETSEVEVEEVDADTRNNLPQPMDLTTKPVAQPLSSPIPQRARPADILTPVSEPVLLQTIVQTMERLPIQGREWKPDTEGHMLQAYLTERHVMDSKIKQQYRVGTTKMEKHPKDRDSDSRQPRTMESNNVPTVTYTDPSRMQQPAIDSRIKHVSKHTTDDVKMEIRERIYQNSVAVERRSFDIESIHRDKEQGSRTIPERDTFEHTTLASPVNSKTSVEYDMPKNNSYVERSSYPVESPNRSTPQAVDRHSPKSFNVDANNRLLSISHLNNDMDRSSVYSSIKTMSELERARECHAVNQEIRPASHEMRNVSADLRMQSQSPRNLDMRPPSREMRTPSQDYRGQIQELRPPSQDYKLCRQELRPPSREFVPLNHDIRSSQDMVSSNNAEMRQANADGRPPSRDMVLLPEYRHAQPQEARVNYEMMPLTMHEVSKMQEVPRPQNVDMRSVDRVELKHTEMTKQNLAESIKHTVARKMVVGGPGFRSPSPTAGNAKPQAEFLQPSSGPAPNYVSVTEDGRSVCGICNKVFSKPSQLRLHINIHYFERPFRCESCAVSFRTKGHLTKHERSVSHHNKVSMTSTFGAATTSNPRPFKCTDCKIAFRIHGHLAKHLRSKMHIMKLECLGKLPFGTYAEMERSGVNLNDIDTTDCDNSLTSLQMLAQRLCEKDPSKIGQWDPEAIPSQVISGGETSSDEGEPIPQHAMHPCPVKVITDADMSRSYHVPIEDPKSDALHGNPQFNQQRREYSAKERPNSQPAFSVDDGRSDESIQSYKCQVCTVSMRTMNELQVHCFVEHNIESDSSTNIHGDRGVNKCREKENTQNRITEESVVKDDPNRQKVEDT, encoded by the exons ATATCGGAGGACTCTGACATCAGCCTATCCGATAGCGCAAGCAATGGTACTGGCACACCTCCGCCACCACCGTCGTCAACGCCCACAACGACCATCTCCAGCGTGAAAACAATCAGAACGGGGAAAATCTATAAGCCAAAATTCCACACGGCGCTGCAGTGCGTGAATAACGACACCGAGACGTCTTCCCTTTCATCCACTTCTTCCACCAACAGTTCTTCCTCAACGGCAGCGATCGCTACCCCAAAGCCTAATCCGGAGCAAGTGCAGGAGCACATTGATAAGATCATTACCGACAACCAGGCGATCGTCGACGCCGTGGACCCGCGTCTATACAAGCTGATACAAAGGCAGCAGAGCCTCGTCGAAACGAAACAGAGCGATCAGCCGTTGAATCTCTCCTCCGCCGAGGAATCCTTCGCGAGGAAGCGATGTTACAGCGAGAGCTTCGCTCAAGAGAGCAAGGATTGCTCGGCCAGTGCGGAAGGCTCGGTGATCAAGGATCTCCTCCTGAAGAATCAAAATTCCACTCAAGAAGGGACGATGGAGAGCGAGAATTACCTCTGTCCCTCCTGCGACATCCCCTACTCGAGCATCGACAACCTCGACGCGCATCGTAAATATTACTGCAAAGGTAGCGCGAGCCCTCGCAGGGAGTACCACATGGAGATCGAGAAGAGAGAGGCCGAGTACGATTCGAAGTCTTCCGATTATTACAACACCCTGCAACCTTTACCATCCCCCGGGCCGCTTTTGGGCAACACGAGGCTCGTGGACGCGTACGCGCCCCCCGCGAAGAAGCAGAAGTCTGACTCCGTGCCAGCCACGTTGCGATCCCTCGAGGAGCTCAGCAAGTATCCACGGCCAAACTCGTTGCAGATGTTCGGCGGTGAGGTGAGGATAGTGGACAACAGCGGCGAGACGAAAACGATGAGGATCGAGCCTAGGCAGACGAACTCGCCCACCAGCGAGCACATCGTCGGTAGTAAATGCGTTACGTCGGAGACCGCATCGATCGTGGTCCGTTCGGGCCTCCATTCAGGGGGCACCATGGTGCACAAACCGCCAGGCACGCCTGCCACCACACCCAGTTCCTCCATATCTTTGCCCAATACGCCGAAAATGTTGGCGCCAATCATACCGAACATATCAACCCCAAACCTAGCGCCCAGCATGTCGTGCTACAATTATCTAGAGCCCCACCTCAACTCCCTCACCACTATCACTGCCTACAATCCGCTGACTTTGCCCCAGCCGGGCATCACGAGTATTCTTCACGGTGGCAAAGTCATACCGTACGTTCCTGGCATGCCTGGACCACACACTCTGGCACCTACCATAGACATATCTTCGAGTATAACGACAGGCGATGCCGGGTACAAAGTGATACCCGGTTTGCCTGGGCTCCACATGATCCCACAGCCGTTAGACCTCGCCAGCCCGGTGAAGCTACAGACACCAAGCGTACCTGGAATCCCAGGGCCGATGTCCAGCGGCCACACGCCTATGTTGGGCCAGCCGCTGGACCTCGTCAGCCCCGCGAAGGACTCGAAGCTTGGCTTCAAAGCTCTGGGGAACGATGCTTCCAAGCCTGGCTTCACGAGCCCAAAAGTTCCTAGCGCTAAGAACGAGACGTCCGTCGACAAGTACCGCAGGATACCGTCTTCAGGGGAGATCGCTAAGATAGAACTCGACCGTCATATCAAGAACAGCATGGCCAACAAATACAAGAGCTTGGAGAGCCCCAGGGAAAGGCGGGAATTCACGTACGAGAGGAGCCCGAAACCTGATAAAGCTTTCAGTTATTCAAACGGCATCGACGCGGCCTCGGCTTCCCCGAATTCCCACTGCAAGCTGAGGTACTCGCCGAAGGAGACTTCCGAAAGCAGAAAGAGGCTGTCCACGTGGAACATAAGCGAATTGGAGACGGGTAGGATGTCGGTGGATTCCTCGGGGCACAGCACGCCCACGAAATACGATTCGCCCCCTCCTCTTGAGAACGGCCGTTTGAAGTCGAGCCTCGCCGAGAGCAGGGTGAAGCCGATGGAGGACTATGGTGCAACGTTCAATGGGACGAAGATGAAGCCTGACTCTGGGGCTTCGATGGTGCTGGTGAACCTGGACACCCCTAAAACTGATGTGCCAAGCAAAACTTCCGTAGACGTTATTGCGAGGGGGGACAAGCCTGAGGCGAAGTCACCGAAAAATGGTGACGCCACGAAAGAGGAGATCAATTCGAGCAATTTTCTGAGGCCGACCTCTCTACCTTTGAAACCAGGCACGTTCACGCCGAAGAAGCATCACGGTATCACGCCCACGGCGAACACGCTACCACTGATTAGCCCGGAAACACCGCGACCGAAGAAATCCTACGGGCAACTGTACTTGAATGGGCACGCTTATACATATCTAGGCTTAAAGTGTTCCACCAGAGTATTCTACTGCACTCTGAATCGACCACAGCCGATGTACGTCACGCAGCAACACGGTTTATCCATGTACTCGAACTGGAAGATATGCAAAGAGGCACCGCCCGACGTTGATATGGCGCAGTACGATTCGAGGCACAGGCCGCTTAATTACACCACTGCCTGGAAAAAGCAGGAGGACATTCTGACGCATTCTTCGCAAAGGCCCACCACCCCGACCAGCCCTGACAGTGGCTTGGACAGCGACATGCAGGAGAAGGCGAAGAGGGTTAAGATATTCGACGGGGGCTTCGAGAGCAACGAGGACTACACTTATGTTAGGGGCAGAG GTCGCGGTCGTTACGTTTGCGAGGAATGTGGCATTCGTTGTAAAAAGCCATCCATGCTGAAGAAACATATCAGAACCCACACAGACGTAAGGCCATACACGTGTAAGCATTGTGCTTTTAG TTTCAAAACGAAAGGCAACCTGACGAAGCACATGAAATCGAAAGCTCATTACAAGAAGTGCGTGGAGCTGGGGGTCGTTCCCGTGCCAACAACCGTCTGCGACGAGAATATCGATAAGGACGCCATCGCTCGGCTAGCGGCTGGTGGCAATACCGAAGACTCctccgaggaagaggacgagagcGACGGAGATGATAGCGAAGAGTCTGGGAGCGAGGAGCAGGAAGCTGCGCAGAGTCTGCTAAGTCTCTCGCAACGGAATGCAAACAGACTTCCAGGACTTCTACCGTCCGGAAGGCCAACAACCTACCCTTACACTCTAACCTTCCCGCCAACCACTGCGACGACCAGCGTATCGGTTGCAATAAGCAGCACCCCTTTCAGCAGCCAGGTTGTCAGCACGCAAGCAACCACTCTGGTACGGAGCGAGTTGTCCTACCGTTACTATTTCCCGTCCAGCCGAAGCGCTATGGAGGAGTCGAGGACAACCGTGATCCAATCCTCGAAAAAGGAAACCTCGGAGGTAGAAGTCGAAGAGGTGGACGCGGACACGCGGAACAACTTGCCCCAGCCCATGGATCTCACAACGAAACCGGTGGCGCAGCCATTGTCGTCTCCTATACCGCAGAGGGCAAGGCCAGCGGACATTTTGACGCCCGTCTCGGAGCCTGTCCTGTTGCAAACGATCGTTCAGACTATGGAGAGGCTACCGATACAGGGAAGGGAATGGAAGCCAGACACCGAAGGGCACATGCTGCAAGCCTACCTCACCGAGAGACACGTCATGGACAGTAAGATAAAGCAACAATACCGCGTCGGTACTACGAAAATGGAGAAGCATCCGAAAGACAGGGACAGCGACTCGAGGCAGCCCAGAACCATGGAGTCCAATAATGTCCCCACGGTAACATACACCGACCCTAGCAGGATGCAACAGCCTGCGATCGATTCCAGAATCAAGCACGTATCGAAGCACACCACGGACGACGTTAAAATGGAGATCAGGGAGAGGATTTATCAGAACAGTGTCGCGGTGGAACGACGGTCGTTCGACATTGAGTCGATTCACAGGGACAAGGAGCAAGGGAGTCGGACCATTCCTGAAAGGGATACTTTCGAGCACACAACGCTGGCCAGTCCTGTAAACTCAAAGACCAGCGTGGAGTACGATATGCCGAAAAATAATAGCTACGTAGAGAGATCGAGTTACCCTGTCGAGTCACCTAACAGAAGTACACCGCAGGCTGTCGATCGCCATTCTCCGAAGTCTTTTAACGTGGACGCTAACAACAGGCTTCTATCTATATCCCACCTGAACAACGATATGGATAGGAGTTCAGTGTACAGTTCGATAAAGACAATGAGCGAATTGGAAAGAGCTCGTGAATGCCACGCGGTTAACCAAGAGATCCGACCAGCCAGTCACGAGATGAGAAATGTATCGGCGGACCTGCGAATGCAAAGCCAAAGCCCGCGGAATTTGGACATGAGGCCGCCCAGCAGGGAAATGCGAACGCCGAGTCAGGATTACAGAGGCCAGATACAAGAATTGCGACCCCCTAGCCAGGACTACAAATTGTGTAGGCAAGAGCTGAGGCCTCCTAGTCGAGAATTCGTACCACTGAATCACGATATACGCTCCAGCCAAGATATGGTGTCCTCGAATAACGCAGAGATGAGGCAGGCTAACGCGGATGGCAGACCTCCAAGCAGAGATATGGTTTTATTGCCGGAGTACAGGCACGCGCAGCCACAAGAGGCGCGAGTTAATTATGAGATGATGCCGTTAACGATGCACGAGGTCTCGAAAATGCAAGAGGTCCCGAGGCCTCAGAACGTAGACATGAGGAGCGTGGACCGTGTCGAGTTGAAGCATACGGAAATGACGAAACAGAATCTGGCGGAAAGCATTAAACACACTGTTGCGAGGAAAATGGTTGTCGGGGGGCCAGGCTTCAGATCACCCTCGCCTACTGCGGGAAACGCCAAACCACAGGCTGAATTTTTACAACCATCCAGTGGGCCTGCACCTAACTATGTTAG TGTGACTGAAGATGGGAGAAGTGTCTGCGGAATTTGTAACAAGGTGTTCAGCAAACCTAGTCAGTTACGGTTGCATATCAACATTCATTATTTTGAAAGACCATTCAGATGCGAAAGTTGCGCAGTTTCTTTTCGAACCAAGGGTCATTTGACAAAGCACGAAAGATCTGTTTCTCATCACAATAAG GTCAGTATGACTTCTACGTTCGGAGCTGCCACCACCAGCAATCCTAGACCATTTAAATGTACGGACTGTAAAATAGCATTCAGGATACACGGGCACTTGGCGAAGCATCTTAGGAGCAAAATGCATATTATGAAATTAGAATGCTTAGGTAAATTACCGTTTGGAACATACGCTGAGATGGAAAGATCTGGTGTTAATTTGAATGACATTGATACTACCGACTGTGATAATAGTCTTACTAGTCTTCAG ATGCTGGCTCAGAGACTTTGCGAGAAGGATCCGAGTAAAATTGGGCAGTGGGATCCGGAGGCGATACCGAGTCAAGTAATTAGCGGGGGCGAGACTTCCTCGGACGAGGGTGAGCCTATACCACAGCATGCGATGCATCCATGTCCTGTAAAAGTGATCACAGACGCGGACATGTCTCGATCATATCATGTGCCAATCGAAGATCCGAAGTCTGATGCTCTTCATGGGAATCCTCAGTTCAATCAGCAGAGGCGCGAGTACAGCGCGAAGGAGAGGCCAAACTCGCAGCCAGCGTTCTCTGTAGATGACGGGAGGTCAGATGAAAGCATACAATCATACAAGTGCCAAGTTTGCACAGTGTCTATGCGTACTATGAACGAGCTGCAAGTACACTGTTTTGTTGAACATAATATTGAATCGGATTCTAGTACAAATATACACGGGGATAGGGGCGTGAACAAgtgtagagagaaagagaatacTCAGAACAGAATAACGGAAGAGTCTGTAGTCAAGGATGATCCCAATAGACAAAAAGTTGAAGACACATAG
- the LOC143374535 gene encoding uncharacterized protein LOC143374535 isoform X4 translates to MTTETHSVAMTDPQLSNNNNNNNNNNNDGEPKYLHKKFKKMATTEVTPRVEPRKDDTASNDSPEEPRKKDSTRDSRESLKEPIKVEASPEPADGEPTESRKSGYVCPYCRLSCAKPSVLQKHIRAHTNERPYPCVPCGFAFKTKSNLYKHCRSRAHALKMEGGDASKISEDSDISLSDSASNGTGTPPPPPSSTPTTTISSVKTIRTGKIYKPKFHTALQCVNNDTETSSLSSTSSTNSSSSTAAIATPKPNPEQVQEHIDKIITDNQAIVDAVDPRLYKLIQRQQSLVETKQSDQPLNLSSAEESFARKRCYSESFAQESKDCSASAEGSVIKDLLLKNQNSTQEGTMESENYLCPSCDIPYSSIDNLDAHRKYYCKGSASPRREYHMEIEKREAEYDSKSSDYYNTLQPLPSPGPLLGNTRLVDAYAPPAKKQKSDSVPATLRSLEELSKYPRPNSLQMFGGEVRIVDNSGETKTMRIEPRQTNSPTSEHIVGSKCVTSETASIVVRSGLHSGGTMVHKPPGTPATTPSSSISLPNTPKMLAPIIPNISTPNLAPSMSCYNYLEPHLNSLTTITAYNPLTLPQPGITSILHGGKVIPYVPGMPGPHTLAPTIDISSSITTGDAGYKVIPGLPGLHMIPQPLDLASPVKLQTPSVPGIPGPMSSGHTPMLGQPLDLVSPAKDSKLGFKALGNDASKPGFTSPKVPSAKNETSVDKYRRIPSSGEIAKIELDRHIKNSMANKYKSLESPRERREFTYERSPKPDKAFSYSNGIDAASASPNSHCKLRYSPKETSESRKRLSTWNISELETGRMSVDSSGHSTPTKYDSPPPLENGRLKSSLAESRVKPMEDYGATFNGTKMKPDSGASMVLVNLDTPKTDVPSKTSVDVIARGDKPEAKSPKNGDATKEEINSSNFLRPTSLPLKPGTFTPKKHHGITPTANTLPLISPETPRPKKSYGQLYLNGHAYTYLGLKCSTRVFYCTLNRPQPMYVTQQHGLSMYSNWKICKEAPPDVDMAQYDSRHRPLNYTTAWKKQEDILTHSSQRPTTPTSPDSGLDSDMQEKAKRVKIFDGGFESNEDYTYVRGRGRGRYVCEECGIRCKKPSMLKKHIRTHTDVRPYTCKHCAFSFKTKGNLTKHMKSKAHYKKCVELGVVPVPTTVCDENIDKDAIARLAAGGNTEDSSEEEDESDGDDSEESGSEEQEAAQSLLSLSQRNANRLPGLLPSGRPTTYPYTLTFPPTTATTSVSVAISSTPFSSQVVSTQATTLVRSELSYRYYFPSSRSAMEESRTTVIQSSKKETSEVEVEEVDADTRNNLPQPMDLTTKPVAQPLSSPIPQRARPADILTPVSEPVLLQTIVQTMERLPIQGREWKPDTEGHMLQAYLTERHVMDSKIKQQYRVGTTKMEKHPKDRDSDSRQPRTMESNNVPTVTYTDPSRMQQPAIDSRIKHVSKHTTDDVKMEIRERIYQNSVAVERRSFDIESIHRDKEQGSRTIPERDTFEHTTLASPVNSKTSVEYDMPKNNSYVERSSYPVESPNRSTPQAVDRHSPKSFNVDANNRLLSISHLNNDMDRSSVYSSIKTMSELERARECHAVNQEIRPASHEMRNVSADLRMQSQSPRNLDMRPPSREMRTPSQDYRGQIQELRPPSQDYKLCRQELRPPSREFVPLNHDIRSSQDMVSSNNAEMRQANADGRPPSRDMVLLPEYRHAQPQEARVNYEMMPLTMHEVSKMQEVPRPQNVDMRSVDRVELKHTEMTKQNLAESIKHTVARKMVVGGPGFRSPSPTAGNAKPQAEFLQPSSGPAPNYVRSV, encoded by the exons ATATCGGAGGACTCTGACATCAGCCTATCCGATAGCGCAAGCAATGGTACTGGCACACCTCCGCCACCACCGTCGTCAACGCCCACAACGACCATCTCCAGCGTGAAAACAATCAGAACGGGGAAAATCTATAAGCCAAAATTCCACACGGCGCTGCAGTGCGTGAATAACGACACCGAGACGTCTTCCCTTTCATCCACTTCTTCCACCAACAGTTCTTCCTCAACGGCAGCGATCGCTACCCCAAAGCCTAATCCGGAGCAAGTGCAGGAGCACATTGATAAGATCATTACCGACAACCAGGCGATCGTCGACGCCGTGGACCCGCGTCTATACAAGCTGATACAAAGGCAGCAGAGCCTCGTCGAAACGAAACAGAGCGATCAGCCGTTGAATCTCTCCTCCGCCGAGGAATCCTTCGCGAGGAAGCGATGTTACAGCGAGAGCTTCGCTCAAGAGAGCAAGGATTGCTCGGCCAGTGCGGAAGGCTCGGTGATCAAGGATCTCCTCCTGAAGAATCAAAATTCCACTCAAGAAGGGACGATGGAGAGCGAGAATTACCTCTGTCCCTCCTGCGACATCCCCTACTCGAGCATCGACAACCTCGACGCGCATCGTAAATATTACTGCAAAGGTAGCGCGAGCCCTCGCAGGGAGTACCACATGGAGATCGAGAAGAGAGAGGCCGAGTACGATTCGAAGTCTTCCGATTATTACAACACCCTGCAACCTTTACCATCCCCCGGGCCGCTTTTGGGCAACACGAGGCTCGTGGACGCGTACGCGCCCCCCGCGAAGAAGCAGAAGTCTGACTCCGTGCCAGCCACGTTGCGATCCCTCGAGGAGCTCAGCAAGTATCCACGGCCAAACTCGTTGCAGATGTTCGGCGGTGAGGTGAGGATAGTGGACAACAGCGGCGAGACGAAAACGATGAGGATCGAGCCTAGGCAGACGAACTCGCCCACCAGCGAGCACATCGTCGGTAGTAAATGCGTTACGTCGGAGACCGCATCGATCGTGGTCCGTTCGGGCCTCCATTCAGGGGGCACCATGGTGCACAAACCGCCAGGCACGCCTGCCACCACACCCAGTTCCTCCATATCTTTGCCCAATACGCCGAAAATGTTGGCGCCAATCATACCGAACATATCAACCCCAAACCTAGCGCCCAGCATGTCGTGCTACAATTATCTAGAGCCCCACCTCAACTCCCTCACCACTATCACTGCCTACAATCCGCTGACTTTGCCCCAGCCGGGCATCACGAGTATTCTTCACGGTGGCAAAGTCATACCGTACGTTCCTGGCATGCCTGGACCACACACTCTGGCACCTACCATAGACATATCTTCGAGTATAACGACAGGCGATGCCGGGTACAAAGTGATACCCGGTTTGCCTGGGCTCCACATGATCCCACAGCCGTTAGACCTCGCCAGCCCGGTGAAGCTACAGACACCAAGCGTACCTGGAATCCCAGGGCCGATGTCCAGCGGCCACACGCCTATGTTGGGCCAGCCGCTGGACCTCGTCAGCCCCGCGAAGGACTCGAAGCTTGGCTTCAAAGCTCTGGGGAACGATGCTTCCAAGCCTGGCTTCACGAGCCCAAAAGTTCCTAGCGCTAAGAACGAGACGTCCGTCGACAAGTACCGCAGGATACCGTCTTCAGGGGAGATCGCTAAGATAGAACTCGACCGTCATATCAAGAACAGCATGGCCAACAAATACAAGAGCTTGGAGAGCCCCAGGGAAAGGCGGGAATTCACGTACGAGAGGAGCCCGAAACCTGATAAAGCTTTCAGTTATTCAAACGGCATCGACGCGGCCTCGGCTTCCCCGAATTCCCACTGCAAGCTGAGGTACTCGCCGAAGGAGACTTCCGAAAGCAGAAAGAGGCTGTCCACGTGGAACATAAGCGAATTGGAGACGGGTAGGATGTCGGTGGATTCCTCGGGGCACAGCACGCCCACGAAATACGATTCGCCCCCTCCTCTTGAGAACGGCCGTTTGAAGTCGAGCCTCGCCGAGAGCAGGGTGAAGCCGATGGAGGACTATGGTGCAACGTTCAATGGGACGAAGATGAAGCCTGACTCTGGGGCTTCGATGGTGCTGGTGAACCTGGACACCCCTAAAACTGATGTGCCAAGCAAAACTTCCGTAGACGTTATTGCGAGGGGGGACAAGCCTGAGGCGAAGTCACCGAAAAATGGTGACGCCACGAAAGAGGAGATCAATTCGAGCAATTTTCTGAGGCCGACCTCTCTACCTTTGAAACCAGGCACGTTCACGCCGAAGAAGCATCACGGTATCACGCCCACGGCGAACACGCTACCACTGATTAGCCCGGAAACACCGCGACCGAAGAAATCCTACGGGCAACTGTACTTGAATGGGCACGCTTATACATATCTAGGCTTAAAGTGTTCCACCAGAGTATTCTACTGCACTCTGAATCGACCACAGCCGATGTACGTCACGCAGCAACACGGTTTATCCATGTACTCGAACTGGAAGATATGCAAAGAGGCACCGCCCGACGTTGATATGGCGCAGTACGATTCGAGGCACAGGCCGCTTAATTACACCACTGCCTGGAAAAAGCAGGAGGACATTCTGACGCATTCTTCGCAAAGGCCCACCACCCCGACCAGCCCTGACAGTGGCTTGGACAGCGACATGCAGGAGAAGGCGAAGAGGGTTAAGATATTCGACGGGGGCTTCGAGAGCAACGAGGACTACACTTATGTTAGGGGCAGAG GTCGCGGTCGTTACGTTTGCGAGGAATGTGGCATTCGTTGTAAAAAGCCATCCATGCTGAAGAAACATATCAGAACCCACACAGACGTAAGGCCATACACGTGTAAGCATTGTGCTTTTAG TTTCAAAACGAAAGGCAACCTGACGAAGCACATGAAATCGAAAGCTCATTACAAGAAGTGCGTGGAGCTGGGGGTCGTTCCCGTGCCAACAACCGTCTGCGACGAGAATATCGATAAGGACGCCATCGCTCGGCTAGCGGCTGGTGGCAATACCGAAGACTCctccgaggaagaggacgagagcGACGGAGATGATAGCGAAGAGTCTGGGAGCGAGGAGCAGGAAGCTGCGCAGAGTCTGCTAAGTCTCTCGCAACGGAATGCAAACAGACTTCCAGGACTTCTACCGTCCGGAAGGCCAACAACCTACCCTTACACTCTAACCTTCCCGCCAACCACTGCGACGACCAGCGTATCGGTTGCAATAAGCAGCACCCCTTTCAGCAGCCAGGTTGTCAGCACGCAAGCAACCACTCTGGTACGGAGCGAGTTGTCCTACCGTTACTATTTCCCGTCCAGCCGAAGCGCTATGGAGGAGTCGAGGACAACCGTGATCCAATCCTCGAAAAAGGAAACCTCGGAGGTAGAAGTCGAAGAGGTGGACGCGGACACGCGGAACAACTTGCCCCAGCCCATGGATCTCACAACGAAACCGGTGGCGCAGCCATTGTCGTCTCCTATACCGCAGAGGGCAAGGCCAGCGGACATTTTGACGCCCGTCTCGGAGCCTGTCCTGTTGCAAACGATCGTTCAGACTATGGAGAGGCTACCGATACAGGGAAGGGAATGGAAGCCAGACACCGAAGGGCACATGCTGCAAGCCTACCTCACCGAGAGACACGTCATGGACAGTAAGATAAAGCAACAATACCGCGTCGGTACTACGAAAATGGAGAAGCATCCGAAAGACAGGGACAGCGACTCGAGGCAGCCCAGAACCATGGAGTCCAATAATGTCCCCACGGTAACATACACCGACCCTAGCAGGATGCAACAGCCTGCGATCGATTCCAGAATCAAGCACGTATCGAAGCACACCACGGACGACGTTAAAATGGAGATCAGGGAGAGGATTTATCAGAACAGTGTCGCGGTGGAACGACGGTCGTTCGACATTGAGTCGATTCACAGGGACAAGGAGCAAGGGAGTCGGACCATTCCTGAAAGGGATACTTTCGAGCACACAACGCTGGCCAGTCCTGTAAACTCAAAGACCAGCGTGGAGTACGATATGCCGAAAAATAATAGCTACGTAGAGAGATCGAGTTACCCTGTCGAGTCACCTAACAGAAGTACACCGCAGGCTGTCGATCGCCATTCTCCGAAGTCTTTTAACGTGGACGCTAACAACAGGCTTCTATCTATATCCCACCTGAACAACGATATGGATAGGAGTTCAGTGTACAGTTCGATAAAGACAATGAGCGAATTGGAAAGAGCTCGTGAATGCCACGCGGTTAACCAAGAGATCCGACCAGCCAGTCACGAGATGAGAAATGTATCGGCGGACCTGCGAATGCAAAGCCAAAGCCCGCGGAATTTGGACATGAGGCCGCCCAGCAGGGAAATGCGAACGCCGAGTCAGGATTACAGAGGCCAGATACAAGAATTGCGACCCCCTAGCCAGGACTACAAATTGTGTAGGCAAGAGCTGAGGCCTCCTAGTCGAGAATTCGTACCACTGAATCACGATATACGCTCCAGCCAAGATATGGTGTCCTCGAATAACGCAGAGATGAGGCAGGCTAACGCGGATGGCAGACCTCCAAGCAGAGATATGGTTTTATTGCCGGAGTACAGGCACGCGCAGCCACAAGAGGCGCGAGTTAATTATGAGATGATGCCGTTAACGATGCACGAGGTCTCGAAAATGCAAGAGGTCCCGAGGCCTCAGAACGTAGACATGAGGAGCGTGGACCGTGTCGAGTTGAAGCATACGGAAATGACGAAACAGAATCTGGCGGAAAGCATTAAACACACTGTTGCGAGGAAAATGGTTGTCGGGGGGCCAGGCTTCAGATCACCCTCGCCTACTGCGGGAAACGCCAAACCACAGGCTGAATTTTTACAACCATCCAGTGGGCCTGCACCTAACTATGTTAG GTCAGTATGA